AAAATAATTTATCTTGCGTTCTATCTTCATACAATGCATAAACGCTTTGCTGATCTACGGTGTTTAAATTGGCGCGATATAAGTTATCCCAATTAATTTGGGCATGATTCTTAAAATAAACTAACGCATCTTCTGCTTTGGTATAATTTGGAGTCCAATTACCTTGTGCATCAAATGCATTTAAATAATAAGACGGTAAATTTCTATAATAAGTTGGGTCAGGGTTTGGTGCATTTTGATAATCTAAACGCGAATTGGCAATGTGCCCCGTTTGATAGGCAACGTTGGTATTTAAGGTTGTTTTGTCAGAAATTGTCCAATAATGACTTAGCATATTAATAGGTTCTAACATGTTTTTTTCGCGCGCATTTCTTTTTTTACCGCTTTGCCAGCCCCAATAGCTGTTGTATTTGTAACCCATAATTTCAATTTGCTCTTGCGTTAAAGGGCTGTTTTTACCACGAATGTTGTTGGCTGCGATAGAAGTAAAGTTTAAGCTGTGTTTGTCGTTAAATTTTTTTCTACGGATGCAAAAACGCTAATTGCATTGTAATCGGTTCCGTCAAAAAAACCTTCTTTAGCCCAGCGCCCAGAAGCCGAAATAACATAAGCCCAACCTTTTTTACTTAAGCCCGAAGCATATGTGGCCATGGTGCGAAAGTTGTAATTGGTATTGGTTCCGGAAAATGAAACACGAGCACCAGGTCTGTAAATAGAAGCTCGAGTATTAATTTCTTGCGTACCTAATAAACTACCAAATGTATAATCATTAGCGCGCGATCCGTTAATATATTCCTGATTACGCGTAGCATCATTTAATCCGCCCCAATTACCCCATTGAGGGCGTCCGTCATAAATTTTGTTCATCGAAATACCGTTTATTAACGTACTTCCATATTCGTTATCTAAACCGCGAATGCGATAACGAGCTTGCCCCCAATTAAAAGCTGCAATTTGCAAATACGTATCTCGCGAAGCTTGAAGCAGGGCCGAGGTGCTTTCGGAGCCCGAATTGTCATCACCCAAATCGGTTTCGGTTATGGTAACCAAGCTAAGCTGAATTTCGGCTGTAATATCAACATCTAAAGCAATTACGCCCAAATCGGTAGTTTGGTTGGCAACTACTGCAACGCGTAAAACTTGAGTTACAAATCCATTAAGCTGAATTTGAACGGCATAATCTCCGGCAGAAACCGATCCGACTTCAAATTCACCCTGATCGTTTGTGGTTGCTTTGGTGTTGGTTGCTAAAATTGTAGCCGTAGCATGAACTAAGGGCTTTTGTGTTAAGGCATCAATTACCTTTCCTTTTATAGCGGGCGGTTGTTGTGCCCAAATAAAAAACACATTGGCGAATAAAAAAAAACTTAACAATATTTTTCTCATAATGCGCTTAATTTTAGTTTTTATTACTATAATAAACTGCATATCATAAAGTTATATTGTTTGTAGGTTGTTATAATTTAACTGCTATTGTTATGAAAAATTCAATTCCATTCTTATTCGTTTTATTGTTTTTGGGCGTGATAACTAGTTCGGCTCAAGACAAAAAATTTCAGGTTCATACGGTTGCTTTTTATAATGTTGAAAACTTGTTTGATACCATAAAAGGAACAAATTACGATCAAGATTGGTTGCCAAGTTCGGGGTGGACCAGTCAGAAATACAATAAAAAAATTAATAATTTAGCTTTTGTAATTTCTCAAATAGGTACCAATGCTACGCAGCATAATTCGCCAGTTTTAATTGGTGTTGCTGAGGTTGAAAATCGGAGCGTTTTAGAAGATTTGGTAAAAGCACCTAATATGGTACCACACAATTATGGTGTGATTCATTTTGATTCGCCAGATAAACGCGGAATTGATGTTGGACTATTATATAAAAAAAACGTTTTTACCCCAATTAGCTACTCAAAACATCCGCTTTATATTTACGAAAATTTAAAGCCTAAAAAAACTAAAAAAGAATCAGTAGAAACCGATTTAGAATCCAATGTTAATTACGACCCAACAACAAAACGTGTTTATACACGCGATCAGCTTTTGGTTACCGGTTTGTTAGATGGGGAAGAAGTACATGTGATTGTAAACCATTGGCCCTCTCGTTCGGGTGGAGAAAAACGTTCCTCGCCGTTTCGTGAAAAAGCCGCCGATTTAAATAAAAAAATTATAGATTCATTGTACGTAATTAACCCCAAAGCTAAAATAATTACCATGGGCGATTTAAACGACGGGCCATATAACAAATCGGTTACTAAAAATTTAGGCGCAGTAGCAAAACGCGATGAATTAGTTGCTGGCGGTATTTTTAACCCCATGTACCAAATGTATAAAGACGGAATGGGTACCATTGCATATCGTGATGCGTGGGATATTTTTGATCAAATTCTTGTTAGTGAACCTTTAGCAAGAAAAACCAATAATTACGATTCGTTGCGTTATTGGAAAGCGGGAATTTATAACCCGACGTATTTACAGCAAAAATCGGGGCAGTATAAAGGTTATCCGTTACGTAATTCTAATAACGAACCCGGTTATTCAGACCATTTTCCGGTTTACATTTATTTAATAAAAGAGCATAAATAAATCATATTATAGCAATAAAGGTTGGCGGTAGCTAACCTTTTTTATTATATTAGCAAGTAGTTAAATAAAGTTACATGAGTACTAAAGCATTCAATCTAAATCAATGGATTGAGGAAAATAGAGATTTATTAAAACCACCTGTAGGAAACAGAAATTTATATAAAGAATCTGAAGATTATATTGTAATGATTGTTGCCGGGCCTAATGCTCGCAAAGATTTTCATTACAACGAAACCGAAGAATTGTTTTATCAATTAGAAGGAACTATTTTAGTTTTTATTCAAGAAGATAATCAGAAAAAAGAAGTAGTTTTAAATCCAGGCGATATGTATTTATTGCCTGCCAAAGTGCCGCATTGCCCAGTACGCAGCGCCAATTCTTTAGGGCTGGTAATAGAACGTAAACGTGCCGGAAAAGGTTTTACCGACGGATTGCTTTGGTATTGTGAAAACTGCAACAACAAACTGCACGAAGTTTATTTTGAATTGCACGATATAGAAAAAGATTTTTTACTGCATTTCAATCATTTTTATCAATCAACAAGCTTGCGTACCTGCAAATCTTGTCATGCAGTTATGGAATCCGATCCAAAATTTATTACCAAATAAAAAACAAACATGAAACAAACAACAAGTTCTTACGGAATTCAAGAAGCCTTACTAGCTTTAGGAATTAAACCTATAAACCAAGGTGCCTCAACCGGTTCGAATTGGTTTGCAAACGGTCAAGTAATCGAATCGTATTCGCCGGCCGATGGCAAATTAATTGCTACGGTAAAAGCAGCAACCGTGCAAGATTACGATGCAGCAGTTGCTAAAGCGCAAGAAGCATTTAAAGTTTGGCGCAATATGCCAGCACCAAAACGCGGTGAAATTATACGTCAGTTCGGCGAAGCTTTACGTAAGCATAAAGAATCGTTAGGAAAATTAGTTTCTTACGAAATGGGTAAATCCCTACAAGAAGGTTATGGTGAAGTACAAGAAATGATTGACATTTGTGATTTTGCGTTAGGTCAATCCCGTCAGCTATATGGTTTAACCATGCATTCCGAACGTCCGGGCCATCGCATGTACGAACAATATCATCCAATTGGCGTGGTAGGAATCATTTCTGCATTTAACTTTCCGGTTGCTGTTTGGTCTTGGAATACGGCCTTAGCTTGGGTTTGTGGTGATGTTTGCGTTTGGAAACCATCAGAAAAAACACCTTTAACAGCAATTGCATGTCAAAATATAATTCAAGAAGTTTTTAAAAATAACGATATACCAGAAGGCGTTTCATGCTTAGTAATTGGCGACGCCGAAATTGGTAAAGCTTTAGCTAACGACAAACGTGTGCCTTTGGTTTCTGCAACCGGATCTACACGCATGGGTATTTCGGTAGCCGAAGCAGTTGCCAAACGTTTAGGTAAATCGTTGTTAGAATTGGGCGGAAACAATGCTATAATTATTACGCCTTCGGCTGATTTAAAAATGGTAGTTCCTGGTGCTGTTTTTGGAGCGGTAGGAACCTGCGGGCAACGTTGTACATCAACTCGTCGTTTAATTGTTCACGAAGCTATTTACGACAAAGTAAAAGATGCTTTAGTAAGCGCTTACAGCCAATTACGCATCGGTAATCCGTTGGATAGCAACAATCACGTAGGGCCATTAATGGATAAAGATGCTGTTGCAACATATTTAAATGCATTAAAAGTTGCCGAAACCGAAGGTTGTAAAGTAGTTGTTGCTGGTGGCGTTTTAGATAATATGGAATCTGATTGCTACGTAAAACCAGCTATTTTTGAAGCCAAAAACGAATATAACATTGTACAAACCGAAACTTTTGCACCCATTTTATATTTAATAAAATACAGTGGCGATGTACAAAACGCAATCGATTTACAAAACAATGTGCCGCAAGGATTGTCATCTGCAATTATGACGAACAACCTGCGTGAAGCTGAAGCATTTTTAGCAGCAACCGGATCAGATTGCGGTATTGCAAACGTTAACATCGGAACATCGGGTGCTGAAATTGGAGGTGCTTTTGGTGGAGAAAAAGAAACTGGTGGCGGTCGCGAATCCGGCTCGGATGCCTGGAAGGTTTATATGCGTCGTCAAACTAATACCATAAATTATTCCGACAGCTTACCATTAGCACAAGGCATAAAATTTGATTTTTAATATATAAAAGCAGCTCATTTTTTGAGTTGCTTTTTTTAAGTGCGTTTTGCAAGCGGCGGGTTTTTCTGCATGTGCTCTTTTTTTATATTTGATAAAAAAGGAGCTCAAACAATTCGCTAATGCCTAATGCAACTGCAACGATTGAAACAAAAAATGCAGTGCAATTATAATTGCACTGCATTTTTTTATAAACAAATTGTTTATTTTGTTTTCTTTACATATTGTGTTAATATCACAATGTACTGACCTTCAACTCGGC
This genomic window from Flavobacterium agricola contains:
- a CDS encoding endonuclease/exonuclease/phosphatase family protein — protein: MKNSIPFLFVLLFLGVITSSAQDKKFQVHTVAFYNVENLFDTIKGTNYDQDWLPSSGWTSQKYNKKINNLAFVISQIGTNATQHNSPVLIGVAEVENRSVLEDLVKAPNMVPHNYGVIHFDSPDKRGIDVGLLYKKNVFTPISYSKHPLYIYENLKPKKTKKESVETDLESNVNYDPTTKRVYTRDQLLVTGLLDGEEVHVIVNHWPSRSGGEKRSSPFREKAADLNKKIIDSLYVINPKAKIITMGDLNDGPYNKSVTKNLGAVAKRDELVAGGIFNPMYQMYKDGMGTIAYRDAWDIFDQILVSEPLARKTNNYDSLRYWKAGIYNPTYLQQKSGQYKGYPLRNSNNEPGYSDHFPVYIYLIKEHK
- a CDS encoding 3-hydroxyanthranilate 3,4-dioxygenase; the encoded protein is MSTKAFNLNQWIEENRDLLKPPVGNRNLYKESEDYIVMIVAGPNARKDFHYNETEELFYQLEGTILVFIQEDNQKKEVVLNPGDMYLLPAKVPHCPVRSANSLGLVIERKRAGKGFTDGLLWYCENCNNKLHEVYFELHDIEKDFLLHFNHFYQSTSLRTCKSCHAVMESDPKFITK
- the amaB gene encoding L-piperidine-6-carboxylate dehydrogenase — translated: MKQTTSSYGIQEALLALGIKPINQGASTGSNWFANGQVIESYSPADGKLIATVKAATVQDYDAAVAKAQEAFKVWRNMPAPKRGEIIRQFGEALRKHKESLGKLVSYEMGKSLQEGYGEVQEMIDICDFALGQSRQLYGLTMHSERPGHRMYEQYHPIGVVGIISAFNFPVAVWSWNTALAWVCGDVCVWKPSEKTPLTAIACQNIIQEVFKNNDIPEGVSCLVIGDAEIGKALANDKRVPLVSATGSTRMGISVAEAVAKRLGKSLLELGGNNAIIITPSADLKMVVPGAVFGAVGTCGQRCTSTRRLIVHEAIYDKVKDALVSAYSQLRIGNPLDSNNHVGPLMDKDAVATYLNALKVAETEGCKVVVAGGVLDNMESDCYVKPAIFEAKNEYNIVQTETFAPILYLIKYSGDVQNAIDLQNNVPQGLSSAIMTNNLREAEAFLAATGSDCGIANVNIGTSGAEIGGAFGGEKETGGGRESGSDAWKVYMRRQTNTINYSDSLPLAQGIKFDF
- a CDS encoding carboxypeptidase regulatory-like domain-containing protein, encoding MRKILLSFFLFANVFFIWAQQPPAIKGKVIDALTQKPLVHATATILATNTKATTNDQGEFEVGSVSAGDYAVQIQLNGFVTQVLRVAVVANQTTDLGVIALDVDITAEIQLSLVTITETDLGDDNSGSESTSALLQASRDTYLQIAAFNWGQARYRIRGLDNEYGSTLINGISMNKIYDGRPQWGNWGGLNDATRNQEYINGSRANDYTFGSLLGTQEINTRASIYRPGARVSFSGTNTNYNFRTMATYASGLSKKGWAYVISASGRWAKEGFFDGTDYNAISVFASVEKNLTTNTA